The window CACTACCAGCGACTCTTTATTAGCCAGCGCCACTTTCTTTCCTGAACGAATGGCTTCCAGTGTGGATTCAAAACCGGCGAAGCCTACCAGACTGTTCAAAACCGTATCTACTTCAGGCAGAGAAGCTATGGCAGGAAGATGCTCAGCACCCGACATCACTTTGGTTCCGGACACAGCTTGTTTCAAGTTAGTATAGTATTCTTCATTGCTGATAAGTACGTATGCAGGATTGAATTCATGAACCTGTTCTGCCAGTAATTCCCAGTTAGAATGGGCGGTAAGAGCAACGATTTCAAACTTATCGGGGTGCTGTCGTGCTATCTCAAGCGTCTGTGTTCCAATGGATCCGGTCGATCCCAGAATAGCCAGTTTTTGTTTCTTCAAATCCTTGTCGATTTAGTTCCTTGTGAAATTAAGCAATGATTATTAAAAACCCATTTCTTTTGCCACTTCATACATTTGTGCATGAGCAATCACCGTATCATTAAGTGTAGGGGCATATCCCCCTGAGAGTAACAATACCAGAGGCAGATTTCGTTGGGTGATGGTTTCGATAACAATACGCTCTCTTTCCCTGAGTCCATTAAGGGTAAGTGATAACCGACCAAAATGATCGGCTTCTAACGGATCAATTCCACCTAAGTAATACACAAGATCAGGGTTGAAATCATGTAGAATTGAATCGAGTGCGGAAATAAGGGCTTTATGGTAATCTTCGTCTTCGGTTTTATCGGGCAGACCAACATCTAAATCGGAAGGCGGTTTCTTGAACGGATAGTTCTTTTCTCCGTGAATAGAGAACGTAAATACACTGGGATCATCTGCAAAAATATGAGCCGTTCCGTTGCCCTGATGAACATCACAATCGATTACCATCACCTTATTCACCCACTTTGATTGCTGTAACACTTTAATGGCCACTGCCACATCATTAAATACGCAGAATCCTTCTCCTAAATCCGGCATGGAATGATGGGTGCCACCCGCTAAATTACCGGCAATCCCATCCTGCAGGGCCATGAGTCCGGCATTGATGGTCCCCTGAACAGCCAGCCTGGAACGTATAGCAAGAGATTTACTCCAGGGTAATCCCATTCTCCGCTCTTCCTTCCGGTCCAGGGTTCCTTCCCAGATTGCTTGCGCGTACCTGGGCGTGTGTGCCATAATCAGGTTTGAATGGTCGACCATGGAAGGCTCTATGATTTCGGAAGTTTTAAGAACCCCACGATCCAATAAATAGCGATGCAGGCCACTGAACTTCTTCATCGGGAAGATATGATCATCAGGCATATCGGCAACGTAACCGGGGCTGTAGCTAACTCTCAAGGTGTAATAAAATCTTTAGTTCAATTTGATGATTCCCATCATTCGGCCGCTTTTGTCTTTCTGCCGGCGATACGAATAAAAGTTTTCATCTTCTATAGTACAGGAATCATCAATTTCAATATGATCGCTTTCAATGCCTTCATCCAACAGCTGCTGCCTGACAAAAGCCTTTAGGTTAACATGGGGTTTGGCATAATTCGTTCTGTCCACAAACCGGTCAGGAAATTCAGTTGCTACTTCTTCCCCAACCTCAAAATTTTGGAGAGAAATACACGGACTCACATATACTTTAACATATTCTGATTCAGCTCCAAGTGCCTTCATTTTTCGGATTGTTTTTGGCAAGATATCAGCAACTGCTCCCCTCCAACCGGCATGAGCGGCTGCAATTACTTTATTCTCACTATCTGCGAGTAGTACAGCAGCACAATCGGCTACCTGTATGGCGAGGGCTAACCCGGGTTTGGTGGTTACGAAACCATCGGTTTCCTCATAGATCCCCCCTTCGATCACTTCTTTAATATCCGTTTTGTGAACCTGAACTCCATAAGCTATTTGCTTTTCATCCAGACCAATCTCTTTTAATAATCGCTGGCGATTTTCAAGAACAGCGGACGCCTTTTCAGCAGTATTAAGCCCTAAATTTAAACCGGGAATATCTCGATTGGGATGAACCAATTCCTGATTTCGCAGCGTGAACCAGCTGGAAACAGAGTCATTATTCAGCAGATCCGGTTTTATATGCTTAATTCGTGAAGACATCTTCTAACTTCATTTTTATGAGTCCGGTTGGGAATTCTTGCCCTGTCCAGAGTTTAAATGCTTTCGCTCCCTGGTAAATCAGCATGTCTAAACCCTCTACTGGAATTCCACCCGCTGCTTTGGCTTGTTTCAGAAATTTTGTTTCGCGGGGATTATACACCACATCATAGCATATTTTATCAGATAGAAATTCTGCCTCTTGATCTTTTACAGGAGAAGCATCGGTATTGGGTGTCATTCCCAGCGGCGTGGCATTTATAATAATGGCTGCTTCTTCAGCATAAGCATTCCAGTTTTCATAATTACACATAATAATATCGGATTGCTCATCATATCGGCCCGGGCGACGAGAAACCATCACAATCTCTTCAACCCCAAGTTCACGCAGTGCATAACAAATAGCTTTGGTCGCACCGCCGGTTCCGAAAATAATAGCCCGTTCACCGGCAAGCTGATCTTCATACTCCTCTACAGGAACACGGAAACCATATTCATCGGTATTCTCTCCAATAATTTTTCCGTCTCGTTTTACAATGGTATTGATGGCCCCGATTTGTGCGGCCTCCATGCCCAGCGTGTCAATGGCATCAAACAATGTTTCTTTATAAGGGATGGTAATGTTTGCCCCAAGGAACTCTAACCGGTTAAAGTGGGCAATCAGGGTTGATATCTCACTGTTACGGACGGCTACGGCGTGATATTCGGCCTTCAATCCGTGATGATCCAGAGCCGTATTGTGCATTAAAGGAGAAATGCTGTGGCTTATTGGACTGCCTATTAATAAATAATGAGGTTGACGGCTCGATTCTGACTGTAAAAACTCGCTGAAATCCATACGTACTTTAATAATGACAAAAAAAATGCGCATCGGTGAGATGCGCATCAAGTAATGTAAATAATATAAAGATTGAAATACCTTATGCGGTAACTTCTTCTTCGGTCTCTTCCGTTGGCTCGATTGGAGTTTCTTTGAAGGTTCCGCCTTCAGCTAATTCCTTGAATTTCTCGAGGTCTTTCTTGAGCTGAGCAGGTGAATCTTCAATGAAAGAAGCCAATTCTTCTTCAGGATCACCGAAAAATGTACGGTAGTCCAGAGAAAACTCAACGCGTGTGCGTTCGCCGTTATCAAGCGGAGTAAATCGAATAGTTCCGGTTTGATTCAGATTACCGTTGATAGTAATCCAGGCAAAGCGAGTATTACGAAGGTTATCGATAAGATTGGTTGTCCACTGATACTCTTCTCCTCCAATGTCAGTCTTGTATTCGAAAGTTTGAGAGTTAACTCTCTCTACTAAATCTATACGTTCCAGAAACTTAGGGAATTCAACTGGGTTAGAAAGGAGCTCGTATACTTTGGCAAGAGGTAGATCAATTTCGATTCTTTCGTGCGCCATAATTTATTACTTGGTAGTTATGATCGTTAGAATTGTATTCTTTTGATGAACTGGTTGTCATGGAAACAGGCAGGACTCATCCAGATTGCTTTAAATTTACGGATAAAAAGATTAAGCCTCAATGTTCATCACAGATAAATAATCGGATAACCGTAAAGTTTTTTAAAAAAGACTCCCCCGCCTCCCTTTTGTTACACCAATATCATTGTTTAAAAAATAACAGCGGATAAATTAAAGCGATGAGTGCAGGTCCTTAAAGATATCATCGTGAATCGAATCTTTATCCTGCCCCGCGTCAATGGTTTTAAAACGGGTTTCGGTTTTGGCTAAATGTTCAAATCCGTCAAATACCCGTTTGAAAAAAGAATCTCCTGAGAGCTCCATCCGGTCTTTTTCGAAGTTCTTGGTCCGCTCGGCAGCCTCTTCCAGGCTAAGCCTCAAATAAAAAGTAAAATCAGGAACCAGGTTGTGCGTAGCTGCGGCATTGATTTGATTAATTTGTTCGATGGGCATGCTCTTGCGCCCAAACCCCTGGTAAGCCGTTGTAGAGTCATAAAAGCGATCCAGGATTACTATTACATCTTTTTTAAGCAGAGGACGCACTTTCTCGGCAACCAGCTGTGAGCGCGCTGATGAAAACAGCAAGAGCTCAGTTACCGGGTCAATATCCAGTTCGGGGTTTAGCAGCATTCCGCGAATCATCTCAGAGACATCGGTTCCTCCGGGCTCCCGAAATACCTCCACTTTATGCCCCAGCTTGATCAATCGTTCTTTTAGCAGGGAAATCTGTGTGGACTTCCCGCTTCCGTCTATTCCTTCAAATGTAATTAGCATGGAGTAAAGTTAAGGAGAAATGAGGAACAGAAAAATAGATCACGTTTTTGAATTATGATTAATTCTGGTACCGCCGCTCCGCTGCGGAACCCAATTACGAGGTTCAAATTATTCTCTTAACACCTTAAACATTAAACCCACCATTTCTTATCTTCGGAAAAAAGACGGATAAAACTCATTCATGCCCAATAAAAAAAGAATTCTTGTTACTTCGGCGCTGCCCTATGCCAACGGACCTATTCACCTTGGTCACCTTGCCGGAGCTTACCTCACTCCTGACTTTTACTGCCGCTATAAACGCCGTACGGATGCCGATGTAGCCTTCATCTGCGGATCCGACGAGCACGGTGTGCCCATAACCATCGCCGCAGAAAAAGAAGGTGTTTCTCCTCAGGATATTGTGGATCGCTATCATGAGATGAATAAGAAGGTATTTGAAGATTTTGGAATCACCTTCGACTATTATGGAAGAACCAGCTCCAAAGTTCATCATGAAACTTCCCGGGAGTTCTTTACCAATCTGCACGAGAAGGGATTCTTTAAAAAGAAAACGGAAGAGCAGCTATATGATCCCAAGTCGGATATGTTCCTCCCCGATCGCTATGTAAAAGGAACTTGTCCTAATTGTGGTTTTGAAGAAGCTTACGGTGATCAGTGTGAAAACTGCGGAACCTCCCTTTCCCCAACGGAATTAAAAAATCCGGTCAGTGCTTTGTCCGGAGAAAAGCCGGAGCTCAAAAAAACTGAGCACTGGTACATGCCGCTGGGAGATGTTCAACCAAAACTCGAGAAATGGATCGACAGTCGCGAGAACTGGAAGCCCAATGTAATGGGTCAGGTTAAAAGCTGGCTGAATGACGGACTTGCTGATCGAGCTGCCACCCGCGATTTAAGCTGGGGCGTTCCGGTACCTCTTGATGAGGCCAAAGGCAAAGTATTATATGTGTGGTTCGATGCTCCTATCGGATATGTATCGGCCACCAAAGAATGGGCGCAGGAACAAGGCAAGCCGGAGCTCTGGAAAGATTTTTGGCAGGATGAAGATACCGAGCTATACCACTTTATTGGTAAAGATAACATTGTGTTCCACTGCATTATGTTCCCTGTTGTATTGATGGAGCATGGTGATTATGTATTGCCCAAAAATGTGCCGGCAAATGAGTTTTTAAACCTGGAAGGCAAGAAACTATCCACCTCACGGGGTTGGGCTGTTTGGTTGCATGAATACCTGGATGTTGAGAAATTCAATCCCGACCTGCTTCGGTATGCGCTTGGGACTACCCTGCCGGAATCAAAAGATTCTGATTTCTCCTGGAAAGATTTCCAGACCAGAGTAAATACAGAGCTGGCGGATGTATTGGGTAACTT of the Gracilimonas sediminicola genome contains:
- the pgeF gene encoding peptidoglycan editing factor PgeF; its protein translation is MSSRIKHIKPDLLNNDSVSSWFTLRNQELVHPNRDIPGLNLGLNTAEKASAVLENRQRLLKEIGLDEKQIAYGVQVHKTDIKEVIEGGIYEETDGFVTTKPGLALAIQVADCAAVLLADSENKVIAAAHAGWRGAVADILPKTIRKMKALGAESEYVKVYVSPCISLQNFEVGEEVATEFPDRFVDRTNYAKPHVNLKAFVRQQLLDEGIESDHIEIDDSCTIEDENFYSYRRQKDKSGRMMGIIKLN
- the metG gene encoding methionine--tRNA ligase → MPNKKRILVTSALPYANGPIHLGHLAGAYLTPDFYCRYKRRTDADVAFICGSDEHGVPITIAAEKEGVSPQDIVDRYHEMNKKVFEDFGITFDYYGRTSSKVHHETSREFFTNLHEKGFFKKKTEEQLYDPKSDMFLPDRYVKGTCPNCGFEEAYGDQCENCGTSLSPTELKNPVSALSGEKPELKKTEHWYMPLGDVQPKLEKWIDSRENWKPNVMGQVKSWLNDGLADRAATRDLSWGVPVPLDEAKGKVLYVWFDAPIGYVSATKEWAQEQGKPELWKDFWQDEDTELYHFIGKDNIVFHCIMFPVVLMEHGDYVLPKNVPANEFLNLEGKKLSTSRGWAVWLHEYLDVEKFNPDLLRYALGTTLPESKDSDFSWKDFQTRVNTELADVLGNFTNRSLSFTANYADGKVPELIEPSDLDKETLQSIRDQKEKITQAYENFRFKEAINETMNLARIGNRYFTETEPWKTRKDDPVKCGNTLYVSLQISAALSCLFDPILPAKMKQLRAQFGLSDNFSWDDITPNMLEKGTPVNQGDILFDKIEDELIEEQIQKLYDKAKAADPTPDVPELKDDIEFGDFMKLDLRAGKILTAEKIEKSDKLIKFTVDIGLEKRQIVSGIAKHFNAEDLPGQKVSVVANLAPKKLMGVESQGMILMAEDSEGNLKFVETDAEPGSTIT
- a CDS encoding SRPBCC family protein, which encodes MAHERIEIDLPLAKVYELLSNPVEFPKFLERIDLVERVNSQTFEYKTDIGGEEYQWTTNLIDNLRNTRFAWITINGNLNQTGTIRFTPLDNGERTRVEFSLDYRTFFGDPEEELASFIEDSPAQLKKDLEKFKELAEGGTFKETPIEPTEETEEEVTA
- the aroE gene encoding shikimate dehydrogenase, which translates into the protein MRIFFVIIKVRMDFSEFLQSESSRQPHYLLIGSPISHSISPLMHNTALDHHGLKAEYHAVAVRNSEISTLIAHFNRLEFLGANITIPYKETLFDAIDTLGMEAAQIGAINTIVKRDGKIIGENTDEYGFRVPVEEYEDQLAGERAIIFGTGGATKAICYALRELGVEEIVMVSRRPGRYDEQSDIIMCNYENWNAYAEEAAIIINATPLGMTPNTDASPVKDQEAEFLSDKICYDVVYNPRETKFLKQAKAAGGIPVEGLDMLIYQGAKAFKLWTGQEFPTGLIKMKLEDVFTN
- a CDS encoding histone deacetylase family protein: MRVSYSPGYVADMPDDHIFPMKKFSGLHRYLLDRGVLKTSEIIEPSMVDHSNLIMAHTPRYAQAIWEGTLDRKEERRMGLPWSKSLAIRSRLAVQGTINAGLMALQDGIAGNLAGGTHHSMPDLGEGFCVFNDVAVAIKVLQQSKWVNKVMVIDCDVHQGNGTAHIFADDPSVFTFSIHGEKNYPFKKPPSDLDVGLPDKTEDEDYHKALISALDSILHDFNPDLVYYLGGIDPLEADHFGRLSLTLNGLRERERIVIETITQRNLPLVLLLSGGYAPTLNDTVIAHAQMYEVAKEMGF
- the tmk gene encoding dTMP kinase, with product MLITFEGIDGSGKSTQISLLKERLIKLGHKVEVFREPGGTDVSEMIRGMLLNPELDIDPVTELLLFSSARSQLVAEKVRPLLKKDVIVILDRFYDSTTAYQGFGRKSMPIEQINQINAAATHNLVPDFTFYLRLSLEEAAERTKNFEKDRMELSGDSFFKRVFDGFEHLAKTETRFKTIDAGQDKDSIHDDIFKDLHSSL